From Romeriopsis navalis LEGE 11480, the proteins below share one genomic window:
- a CDS encoding hybrid sensor histidine kinase/response regulator, translated as MDTEQQVRLNFLEEAEEYFEQLETILLNLATAEDRPQQLDAALRAAHSIKGSAGMMGFMPLSQVAHHLEDSFKILRARQIEIDTGLETLLLQGIDCLRAVKHCHYEEIPVDDAWMNERATPIFDQLRDRLGSVTEADENTLLAANEDIDITTVMFTSGVDGALTEFEALRPTLSGEELRQSLIQASTKMMEFGLIGEVDPFVALCGSIQAEASTANLSQINHIADEALELWQRTSALVELGRVEQLPTALEWSIANTAAIATDELAAPTDEPAAPAVVPEIDANDLSSLQASLTALEGIDLSAMAPAIPAVEPDAAASDASIEDAATTPDATSDSNIAPVDDAPDVTTASFDLTDLAQLQTAMSNISLPDIPEPEAIPAPAAPTAPAVKPPTPVKLPTPAKTQRPAAAKTASDANIRVPVEQLRQINSLFSALILDRNSINLRLEQFQDLMGLLRQRMDDLEGFNLELRRWYDQASMEDLVPAANGASVPVGMGLPSPSQSSDSGFDALEMDQYSELHLLAQEQMETIVKLQEVIGDINLTNQEMQQANNSLNLTSRNLQTRITRTQMRPFEDIVGRFPRVMRDYAVKYGKQVKLAIEGENTLFERYALDILTDPINHLLRNAFDHGIETPEVREANGKPSEGTITIRASQRGNRAIVTMSDDGGGINLDKIRNKIRQYGIPEAQIQEFSEQKLLDMIFDAGFSTADKVTELSGRGVGMDVVKSNLKKVQGDISVTTELGKGSTFTISIPLSLSIFRVMLLETSGFTFAIPLDVVKEILPLASIDIQSEADGASIVWQDSTIPLHNPEQHWNFAPGTKQTEMSGNPMINHPLVVVVGSGTQAYGLQVKRFWAEQEVAIRPVASPLALPEGFSGVTTLGDGRVVPLLDPMAVLDLHESITTRPSDETASPDSADRDAGMDDSPTASSADDNVTVLVVDDSIHARRYLALSLEKAGYLVEQARDGQEAVDQLLGGLRVQAVICDVEMPRLDGYGVLSEIKTRSEFRELPIAMLTSRSSEKHRKLAMNLGATAYFSKPYNEQELLQTLGALV; from the coding sequence ATGGACACAGAACAACAGGTACGGCTGAATTTTTTAGAAGAAGCCGAAGAATACTTTGAGCAGTTAGAAACAATTCTGCTGAATCTCGCCACGGCCGAGGATCGCCCGCAACAGTTGGATGCCGCATTGCGGGCCGCCCACTCGATTAAAGGTAGTGCGGGGATGATGGGTTTCATGCCGCTCAGCCAAGTGGCCCACCACTTGGAGGATTCCTTTAAAATTCTGCGAGCGCGGCAAATTGAAATCGATACGGGCCTCGAAACATTGCTGCTACAGGGCATCGACTGTCTACGGGCGGTAAAGCATTGCCACTATGAAGAAATTCCGGTGGATGATGCTTGGATGAACGAGCGGGCGACGCCGATCTTTGATCAACTGCGCGATCGCCTCGGCAGTGTGACCGAAGCCGACGAAAATACCCTGCTCGCCGCCAACGAAGACATTGACATTACAACTGTCATGTTTACCAGTGGTGTGGATGGCGCATTGACGGAGTTTGAGGCATTACGTCCCACACTCAGCGGCGAAGAGCTACGCCAAAGTCTGATTCAAGCCAGCACCAAAATGATGGAGTTTGGTTTGATTGGTGAAGTTGACCCGTTTGTGGCCCTCTGCGGCTCGATTCAAGCGGAAGCCAGCACCGCCAACCTCAGCCAAATTAATCACATCGCCGATGAGGCACTGGAGCTGTGGCAACGCACCAGTGCGTTAGTCGAGCTGGGTCGTGTCGAACAGTTGCCAACGGCATTGGAATGGTCCATTGCCAATACTGCGGCGATCGCGACGGATGAACTTGCCGCGCCTACGGATGAGCCGGCAGCACCGGCAGTCGTACCGGAAATTGATGCGAACGACCTCTCCAGCCTCCAAGCAAGTTTAACCGCGCTCGAAGGCATCGACTTGAGTGCGATGGCACCGGCAATACCAGCCGTTGAACCCGATGCCGCCGCTAGCGATGCATCGATCGAGGACGCCGCTACAACGCCCGACGCGACCAGCGACTCAAACATCGCACCGGTCGATGACGCACCGGACGTCACGACTGCCAGCTTTGATCTGACGGATCTAGCGCAGCTCCAAACGGCGATGTCCAACATTAGCCTACCGGATATCCCGGAACCTGAGGCAATTCCGGCACCCGCCGCGCCAACGGCACCCGCTGTCAAACCGCCAACTCCGGTCAAACTGCCAACTCCTGCCAAAACCCAGCGACCCGCCGCCGCGAAAACGGCATCGGATGCCAATATTCGTGTGCCCGTTGAGCAACTACGACAGATCAATAGCTTGTTTAGCGCCTTGATTCTTGATCGTAACTCGATCAACTTGCGTTTAGAGCAGTTTCAGGATCTGATGGGCCTATTGCGACAGCGCATGGACGATCTCGAAGGCTTTAACCTCGAACTGCGGCGTTGGTATGACCAAGCTTCCATGGAAGACTTAGTCCCAGCGGCAAATGGGGCCAGTGTCCCAGTCGGAATGGGCCTGCCGAGCCCGAGTCAATCCTCGGATTCCGGATTTGACGCCTTGGAAATGGACCAATATTCGGAATTGCATCTGTTGGCCCAGGAGCAGATGGAAACGATCGTCAAACTGCAAGAGGTGATCGGGGATATCAACCTGACTAACCAAGAAATGCAGCAGGCAAACAACAGCCTCAACTTGACGAGTCGTAATCTACAAACTCGAATTACGCGGACTCAGATGCGGCCGTTTGAAGACATCGTGGGACGCTTCCCACGGGTCATGCGCGACTATGCTGTGAAATACGGCAAACAGGTGAAGCTGGCGATCGAGGGAGAAAATACGCTGTTTGAGCGTTACGCCCTTGATATTCTGACTGACCCAATTAATCACCTCCTGCGCAATGCCTTTGACCACGGTATCGAGACACCGGAAGTTCGCGAGGCCAACGGCAAACCCAGTGAAGGAACGATTACCATTCGGGCCTCCCAACGGGGTAACCGGGCGATCGTCACCATGAGTGATGATGGCGGCGGGATTAATCTCGATAAAATCCGCAACAAAATTCGGCAATACGGCATTCCCGAAGCCCAGATTCAGGAGTTCTCCGAACAGAAACTGCTGGATATGATTTTCGATGCCGGATTTAGTACCGCGGATAAGGTAACGGAGCTGTCGGGTCGCGGCGTCGGGATGGACGTGGTGAAGTCCAACTTGAAAAAAGTTCAAGGTGATATTAGCGTTACGACCGAACTCGGCAAAGGGTCAACGTTTACCATCAGTATTCCGTTGTCACTCTCGATCTTCCGCGTGATGCTATTGGAAACCAGTGGCTTTACCTTTGCGATTCCGTTGGATGTGGTGAAGGAAATTTTACCGCTGGCCAGCATCGATATCCAGTCCGAAGCCGATGGCGCATCGATCGTCTGGCAAGACAGCACAATTCCGCTGCATAATCCGGAGCAGCATTGGAATTTTGCCCCTGGGACGAAGCAAACCGAAATGTCCGGTAACCCGATGATCAACCACCCGCTGGTTGTCGTCGTTGGCAGTGGGACCCAAGCCTATGGCTTGCAGGTCAAACGGTTCTGGGCCGAGCAGGAAGTTGCGATTCGGCCGGTTGCCAGTCCGTTAGCACTGCCCGAGGGTTTCAGTGGTGTCACCACCCTGGGTGATGGTCGAGTTGTACCACTCCTCGATCCAATGGCCGTCCTTGACTTGCATGAATCAATCACCACACGTCCAAGTGATGAAACCGCAAGTCCCGACAGCGCTGATCGAGATGCTGGAATGGATGACAGCCCAACGGCATCATCCGCCGATGACAATGTCACAGTGCTCGTGGTTGATGATTCAATTCATGCACGACGTTATCTGGCCCTATCACTCGAAAAAGCCGGATATTTGGTGGAGCAAGCCCGGGATGGTCAAGAAGCAGTTGATCAACTGCTCGGTGGCTTACGCGTCCAAGCAGTGATTTGTGACGTTGAGATGCCACGCTTAGATGGTTATGGCGTCCTGAGCGAAATTAAAACCCGATCGGAGTTCCGCGAACTGCCGATCGCCATGCTCACCTCACGGAGTAGTGAGAAACACCGGAAACTGGCCATGAACCTGGGCGCCACCGCTTACTTCTCGAAGCCCTATAACGAGCAAGAGTTACTACAAACCCTTGGTGCCCTCGTTTAA
- a CDS encoding methyl-accepting chemotaxis protein, whose amino-acid sequence MIKASSVKPNIIADTKQTLPRRLLLSVLPLVLVPLLVAGGLGYTISRNRGREAELKRVRKDGIDISLATESIFKGKQDIIEVVRQSPEILALFAKSKETVASQGLNKLNLSKPENLEALEKRFDGLHQLETNPEINTYLKRLLRTDGLAEIFITDRNGFTLAAGEPTSDFVQSDEKWWQAANSNGSFIDEPEFDESAQQSVVATARKIYDPAGLESLGVVKMAIKTDFFQKELARFVQKEMVDGEQIQLIDSKSGNVVTTITKEKLKTETKAKQQLLGGKKIQQISQQVVKANLGGFDYDGLEAFKQNLSRIGGFELVGDLDITALGGSGQAEAQVKQVKNRQDKGHRDTKYRINGVLIKLGDRYYSLTAVRGTDLVAVSSEEARIVNAAGQESLNVFIGSSLILSILGSFFVLLLARNLAQPLVELTKTAEEVAEGKLDLRVDGQGTVETRTLATAFNRLLDEVQGLLGKQEKLAAEQGRQRDELEGDIMQLMDDVSDASEGDLTVRAQLSATDVGIVADLFNSIIENLRNTAMQVKTSSGQVGMSLDVNAEGIRSLATQAIAEANSLRQTMQSVEEVSMSIQTVANNADQASKLTDETYASVQDGSEYMDKTVDSILNLRSTVGETAKKIKRLGESAQKISQTVSLIDEIALKTNLLAVNASVEAARAGELGQGFTAVAEQVGALAEQSASATKEIAQIVSAIQAETQEVVGAIETGTAQVVDSTQLVESTKQRLTQVLQKSAQINQLMRSISESTTAQTAAADVVTNQVKSATVESEQRAKASEQMAQAIQDTAEIARSLQESVAQFKVADTADLADAAPSIDVQAAAVEEGTQAAV is encoded by the coding sequence ATGATCAAAGCAAGCTCCGTCAAACCCAACATCATCGCTGACACTAAGCAAACCCTACCGCGTCGGTTATTGCTCAGCGTTCTGCCACTGGTACTCGTGCCACTGCTCGTTGCGGGTGGACTCGGCTATACCATCTCACGTAATCGCGGTCGTGAAGCAGAACTAAAGCGAGTCCGAAAGGACGGGATCGATATTAGTCTGGCCACCGAATCGATCTTCAAAGGCAAGCAGGATATTATCGAGGTCGTTCGCCAAAGCCCCGAAATTCTCGCATTATTTGCTAAGTCTAAAGAAACGGTCGCCAGTCAGGGCCTGAACAAGCTTAACTTGAGTAAACCCGAGAACCTAGAGGCGCTTGAGAAACGGTTTGATGGCCTGCATCAGCTCGAAACCAACCCTGAGATCAATACTTACCTCAAGCGCTTACTACGCACCGATGGTCTGGCAGAAATCTTTATTACCGATCGCAATGGTTTTACCCTTGCCGCCGGTGAACCCACATCCGACTTTGTGCAAAGTGATGAAAAGTGGTGGCAGGCCGCAAATAGCAATGGTTCATTTATCGACGAACCAGAATTTGATGAATCAGCCCAACAAAGCGTTGTGGCAACGGCGCGCAAGATTTACGACCCCGCTGGCTTAGAATCCTTGGGTGTCGTGAAGATGGCGATCAAAACCGACTTTTTCCAGAAAGAACTGGCACGGTTCGTTCAGAAAGAGATGGTTGATGGTGAGCAAATTCAGCTAATCGATAGCAAGAGCGGTAACGTCGTTACCACCATTACCAAAGAGAAGCTCAAAACCGAAACTAAAGCTAAACAGCAATTGCTCGGCGGGAAGAAAATTCAACAAATCTCCCAACAGGTCGTCAAGGCGAATCTCGGCGGCTTTGACTACGATGGACTTGAAGCATTTAAACAAAACTTGAGCCGGATCGGTGGATTTGAGCTCGTCGGCGATCTCGATATCACCGCGCTTGGCGGTTCTGGGCAAGCAGAAGCCCAGGTCAAGCAGGTGAAGAACCGGCAGGACAAGGGCCATCGGGATACAAAGTATCGGATTAACGGTGTCTTAATCAAACTGGGCGATCGCTACTACAGTCTCACGGCCGTTCGCGGGACTGACCTCGTCGCTGTGAGTTCGGAAGAAGCACGTATCGTTAACGCGGCTGGTCAAGAATCCCTGAACGTATTTATCGGTAGTTCACTGATTTTGAGTATCCTGGGTTCCTTCTTTGTATTGCTATTGGCCCGTAACTTGGCTCAACCGTTGGTTGAATTGACCAAAACTGCGGAAGAAGTGGCCGAGGGTAAACTGGACTTGCGAGTTGACGGCCAAGGTACGGTGGAGACACGCACCCTGGCCACCGCCTTCAACCGTCTACTGGATGAAGTGCAAGGTCTACTTGGAAAGCAAGAGAAGCTCGCCGCCGAGCAAGGTCGTCAACGGGATGAACTGGAAGGCGACATCATGCAGTTGATGGACGATGTGAGCGATGCCAGTGAAGGTGACCTCACCGTTCGGGCCCAGCTCTCAGCCACAGACGTGGGGATTGTGGCTGACTTGTTCAACTCGATTATTGAAAACTTGCGGAACACCGCAATGCAGGTGAAGACCTCCTCGGGACAAGTAGGTATGTCACTGGATGTCAACGCTGAGGGAATTCGCAGCTTGGCCACCCAGGCAATTGCCGAGGCCAACAGTCTGCGTCAAACCATGCAGTCGGTGGAAGAAGTATCCATGTCGATTCAAACCGTTGCCAACAACGCGGACCAAGCGTCGAAGCTCACCGATGAAACTTACGCATCGGTACAAGACGGTAGTGAGTACATGGATAAGACGGTAGACAGTATCCTGAACCTCCGATCGACGGTCGGCGAAACGGCGAAGAAAATCAAACGATTGGGTGAATCGGCCCAGAAGATTTCTCAGACGGTGAGCTTGATTGACGAGATTGCCCTGAAGACCAACCTCTTGGCCGTAAACGCCAGTGTGGAAGCAGCCCGCGCCGGTGAATTGGGTCAAGGCTTTACGGCGGTTGCGGAGCAGGTCGGAGCCCTGGCAGAGCAGTCAGCATCCGCGACCAAGGAGATTGCCCAAATTGTATCGGCAATTCAGGCCGAAACGCAGGAGGTAGTCGGCGCGATTGAAACCGGTACAGCACAGGTGGTTGATAGTACCCAGTTGGTTGAAAGTACGAAACAGCGCCTGACTCAGGTACTGCAAAAGTCGGCCCAAATTAACCAACTGATGCGATCGATTTCCGAGTCCACCACGGCACAGACTGCGGCGGCAGACGTTGTAACCAACCAGGTGAAATCCGCCACGGTTGAGTCGGAGCAACGCGCCAAAGCCTCGGAGCAAATGGCCCAAGCAATTCAAGATACAGCCGAAATTGCCCGTTCACTGCAAGAGTCAGTGGCCCAGTTTAAGGTGGCCGACACCGCTGATTTGGCTGATGCTGCCCCGAGTATTGATGTCCAGGCAGCAGCCGTAGAGGAGGGTACACAAGCCGCGGTTTAA
- a CDS encoding chemotaxis protein CheW — translation MQVPVPQTAKPADRLQTLLPQLFEVDERTGNAFLRLQVSADTAMVLPLDCVEETQLLTPQDITPMPNMPNHVLGLMRIRGQVLWLSSLAKLLGLTTDVERAYRYETIVIRITPNAGGSESDSDSDLFLGLTVNQIKGSIRFAAEDIAPIEANVDSHLQPFLSGQVTQDNETLLILNPEALANIG, via the coding sequence ATGCAAGTCCCTGTCCCTCAAACCGCTAAGCCAGCCGATCGTTTACAGACACTACTGCCACAGTTGTTTGAAGTAGATGAACGGACTGGCAACGCCTTTTTACGATTGCAAGTTTCGGCTGATACGGCCATGGTGCTACCCCTCGACTGCGTTGAAGAAACCCAGTTGTTGACGCCCCAAGACATTACACCAATGCCCAATATGCCGAACCATGTGTTGGGCCTGATGCGAATTCGAGGACAAGTCCTATGGCTATCCTCCCTCGCAAAACTATTGGGTCTGACGACGGATGTCGAACGGGCCTACCGCTACGAAACCATTGTTATTCGCATCACACCGAATGCGGGCGGTTCCGAGAGCGACAGTGACTCAGATTTATTTCTAGGTTTAACTGTGAACCAAATTAAGGGTTCAATTCGCTTCGCCGCTGAGGATATTGCACCGATCGAGGCCAATGTCGACTCACATTTGCAGCCTTTTTTATCGGGGCAAGTCACTCAAGATAATGAAACACTTTTAATTCTGAATCCTGAGGCATTGGCCAATATTGGCTGA
- a CDS encoding response regulator, with product MAKKVLIVDDMKSELQLISNYLQSAGYVVSTAENGEEAFEQAKASLPDIIVTDLVMPQITGLELCRLLKKDATTSAIPIVACTTKDRQVDQTWAKKQGVDAYVIKPCSQEELVSAVQSVSV from the coding sequence ATGGCTAAGAAAGTTTTGATCGTTGATGATATGAAATCCGAATTGCAATTGATTAGCAATTACTTACAATCAGCGGGATATGTTGTATCGACTGCTGAGAATGGCGAAGAGGCATTTGAACAAGCCAAAGCTAGCCTGCCTGACATTATTGTGACTGACTTGGTCATGCCACAGATTACCGGCTTGGAACTCTGCCGCCTCTTGAAAAAAGATGCCACAACATCGGCAATTCCGATCGTCGCTTGTACCACCAAAGATCGCCAAGTTGACCAAACTTGGGCGAAGAAGCAAGGCGTTGATGCTTACGTGATCAAGCCTTGTTCGCAGGAAGAACTGGTTAGCGCCGTTCAGTCGGTTTCGGTATAA
- a CDS encoding response regulator, which yields MNPCDIVQLLKESVHRPSGELEINRNGVTWHIGLTGAQLHYACNSLQSTEILEQFIQELGFESAVPAFRSLLQENAELSLRDAVAQMIERQILGQGQVQQLLRAIAEDALESLLWTKDGNAQWQEQAIAPASLQTSSIDINSFVYHLEQRVDTWKSLQPIISSPYQCPRCDDMGKLTQPVAQGVLPTQTLEMMARLMQGISIRQLAFLLKQDVLKLSQVLHPYINAGVLRLEGARAPYHQLPTIPSPHAAPAMAANSMSASAGFGNSNQPRYKVVCIDDSPTVLDTIQRYLGTENFEIATVENPMASLSALFDMKPDLILMDVSMPGIDGNRLCQILKRSSVFTNVPIVMVSGNTGVLDKEKAKAAGATDYLTKPFSKEELLNLVNQYLTQPAAYAT from the coding sequence ATGAATCCATGTGATATTGTTCAACTTCTCAAAGAATCGGTGCATCGACCGAGCGGTGAACTCGAAATTAACCGCAATGGTGTGACCTGGCATATCGGTTTGACTGGTGCGCAGCTGCATTACGCCTGCAACTCCCTACAATCGACTGAAATTTTAGAACAGTTCATTCAAGAACTTGGATTTGAGTCCGCGGTGCCGGCATTCCGCAGCCTGCTCCAGGAAAATGCTGAACTCAGCCTGCGTGATGCGGTCGCCCAAATGATTGAGCGACAAATTCTGGGCCAAGGTCAAGTTCAACAATTACTGCGGGCGATCGCCGAAGACGCGCTCGAAAGTCTCCTGTGGACCAAAGACGGCAATGCGCAATGGCAAGAACAGGCGATCGCGCCGGCCAGTTTACAAACTAGCAGTATTGACATTAATAGTTTTGTCTATCACCTCGAACAGCGAGTTGATACCTGGAAGAGCCTCCAGCCAATCATTTCGAGCCCCTACCAATGCCCTCGCTGTGATGACATGGGCAAATTGACCCAGCCCGTCGCTCAAGGCGTTCTGCCAACCCAAACCTTGGAAATGATGGCGCGGTTGATGCAAGGCATCAGCATTCGTCAGCTCGCGTTCTTGTTGAAGCAAGATGTCTTAAAACTCAGCCAAGTATTGCACCCCTATATCAATGCGGGCGTGCTGCGGCTAGAAGGGGCACGCGCACCATATCATCAGCTCCCAACCATTCCGAGCCCCCATGCTGCACCAGCCATGGCGGCGAACAGCATGAGTGCAAGTGCCGGATTCGGTAATTCCAACCAACCGCGATATAAGGTCGTCTGCATCGACGATAGTCCGACGGTACTCGACACCATTCAGCGCTATCTCGGCACTGAGAACTTTGAAATCGCCACGGTGGAAAATCCCATGGCATCACTTTCGGCGCTATTTGATATGAAGCCCGATTTGATTTTGATGGACGTCTCGATGCCAGGAATTGACGGCAACCGTCTCTGCCAAATTCTGAAGCGCAGTTCGGTTTTCACCAATGTGCCGATCGTCATGGTCAGCGGCAATACCGGTGTCTTAGATAAAGAAAAAGCCAAAGCGGCAGGAGCCACCGACTACCTCACAAAACCGTTTTCCAAAGAAGAGTTGCTGAACTTAGTTAATCAATACTTAACTCAGCCAGCGGCTTACGCTACGTAG
- the dnaN gene encoding DNA polymerase III subunit beta: MKLICSQSNLNANLSLVSRAVSSRPTHPVLANVLLNADEESQTVKLCAFDLSLGIQTSFPAQVKTGGVLTLPAKLLSDIISRLPDGEIILDDGGDAEEPEAGLITTITSSSTSSSGRYQVRGLGAEDFPELPTIEAGDSVQLPAEALIDGLKSSLFSASSDETKQVLTGVHLNVQAEGLEFAATDGHRLAVVQTVNEEGTAAQEDLAVTVPAKALQELIKMLERSSNTSVAVKFDPAQAVFEWGDQRLTSRLLEAQYPNYQQLLPKQFSHQMTIDRRLFLGALERISVLADQRNNIVKLSLDPSAGTVQVSVDAQDVGSGQETVAAQISGDAMDVAFNVRYLIEGLKVVTSTEIQLQLNTPTSPAVLVPLGSLKMQYLVMPVQIRS, translated from the coding sequence ATGAAATTGATCTGTAGCCAGAGTAATCTCAATGCCAACCTGTCCCTGGTGAGCCGGGCAGTATCGTCGCGTCCGACTCATCCGGTATTGGCAAATGTCTTATTAAATGCCGATGAGGAGAGCCAGACGGTAAAGCTCTGTGCGTTTGATCTGAGTTTGGGGATTCAGACGAGCTTTCCAGCGCAGGTGAAGACGGGTGGCGTATTGACGTTGCCAGCGAAATTGTTGAGTGATATTATTTCGCGCTTGCCAGACGGTGAAATCATTTTGGATGATGGTGGTGATGCCGAGGAACCAGAGGCCGGACTAATTACGACGATCACATCATCATCCACATCATCATCTGGGCGCTATCAGGTGCGGGGATTAGGTGCAGAGGACTTTCCGGAGTTGCCGACGATCGAAGCCGGTGACAGTGTGCAGCTACCAGCGGAAGCCTTAATTGATGGTTTGAAGAGTTCGCTCTTTTCGGCCAGTTCGGATGAGACGAAGCAAGTGCTGACGGGTGTGCATCTCAATGTGCAGGCCGAGGGTTTGGAGTTTGCGGCAACGGATGGTCACCGTTTGGCAGTGGTGCAAACGGTGAACGAAGAGGGCACAGCGGCCCAGGAAGATTTGGCGGTGACAGTACCGGCGAAGGCATTGCAAGAGCTGATTAAGATGTTGGAGCGCAGCAGTAATACATCCGTCGCGGTGAAGTTTGACCCGGCTCAAGCGGTGTTTGAGTGGGGCGATCAGCGATTGACCAGTCGATTGCTGGAGGCGCAGTACCCGAATTATCAGCAGCTTTTGCCGAAGCAGTTTAGCCATCAGATGACCATCGATCGTCGCTTGTTCCTCGGGGCCTTGGAGCGAATTTCGGTGTTAGCGGACCAGCGCAATAACATTGTGAAGCTGAGTCTCGATCCGAGTGCCGGTACGGTGCAAGTGTCGGTGGATGCGCAGGATGTGGGGAGTGGTCAGGAGACCGTTGCCGCGCAGATTTCCGGTGATGCGATGGATGTTGCGTTTAATGTGCGCTACTTGATCGAGGGCTTGAAGGTGGTGACTTCTACGGAGATTCAGTTGCAGTTGAATACACCGACCAGCCCAGCAGTTTTGGTGCCACTAGGTAGTCTGAAGATGCAGTACTTAGTGATGCCGGTGCAAATTAGATCCTGA
- a CDS encoding restriction endonuclease, which translates to MRFSDDDIEFDALSAIRFEELCYDLLSQQKFHRLRWNQGGADNGRDIEALLRIGNSLVGSYEEKWFFECKRWSRGLPVDEISSKFDWAEVEKAQHLVLLTNSYLTRQARDWVEKKLSKCSFRFHEIDGKKLKQILLLREHQNLIEKYFLSQAEKIFLQEFQRWRDYGFFPSSDNFQFFFENLNLEKLTVDEIAFLWIVFAYGVENNGQLKVARAREELYIILKTLTLRQFSVTTQDSPLVDREWQIRLQSHTESFLDASMAVVPTSMKVLFSLNRGDFSQEPEIFYFCRRFSEHSGIEVLLSRDPIIKTSVQLLNVNPLLRADNLLKDLGEA; encoded by the coding sequence ATGCGTTTTTCTGATGATGATATAGAGTTCGATGCACTCTCTGCCATTCGGTTTGAGGAACTTTGTTATGACTTGCTTTCACAACAGAAATTCCATCGATTACGTTGGAACCAAGGAGGTGCAGATAATGGACGAGATATTGAGGCATTGCTTCGCATCGGAAATTCCTTAGTTGGTTCTTACGAGGAAAAGTGGTTTTTTGAGTGTAAAAGATGGTCAAGAGGTCTTCCTGTCGATGAAATTTCATCTAAGTTCGACTGGGCTGAAGTGGAAAAAGCACAACATTTAGTTCTGTTAACTAATTCGTATCTTACGAGACAGGCACGTGACTGGGTCGAGAAAAAATTGTCGAAATGTTCTTTTCGTTTCCATGAGATTGATGGCAAGAAACTAAAGCAGATACTGCTTTTGCGCGAACATCAGAATCTTATCGAGAAATATTTTCTGAGCCAAGCTGAAAAAATATTTCTGCAGGAATTTCAACGTTGGAGAGACTATGGATTTTTCCCAAGCAGTGATAACTTTCAATTTTTTTTCGAGAACCTTAATCTAGAAAAGTTGACAGTTGATGAGATCGCATTTTTATGGATTGTGTTTGCTTATGGTGTAGAAAATAATGGACAACTAAAAGTTGCTAGGGCGCGAGAAGAGCTTTACATCATTTTAAAGACGCTAACGCTCCGTCAATTTAGCGTGACTACTCAAGATTCTCCTTTAGTGGATCGAGAATGGCAAATTCGACTTCAGAGTCATACTGAGTCTTTTCTTGATGCCAGCATGGCAGTTGTTCCAACGTCTATGAAAGTACTGTTTAGTCTGAATAGGGGGGATTTTAGTCAAGAACCAGAAATATTCTACTTCTGCCGTCGATTTTCGGAGCATAGTGGGATTGAAGTTTTACTATCGCGTGACCCAATTATTAAGACCAGTGTTCAGTTGTTGAATGTGAATCCGCTACTGCGTGCTGATAATCTTCTCAAAGATCTGGGTGAGGCATAG
- a CDS encoding Uma2 family endonuclease codes for MSQDCQKKPWTFESFLAQHGDDDRYELIDGQLFDLEPTGPHEEVAAFVARKINVQIDILDLPFFIPQRCLIKPQSDLTGFRPDLVVLDRTELVNELRWHREPVITSGRSIQFVVEVVRSNWQNDYARKIEDYAALGIAEYWIVDYAALVGIRFIGKPKQPTLTICKLVDDRYEEVQLRGSEQITSPIFPGLNLTAEQVLQSATVI; via the coding sequence ATGTCGCAAGATTGTCAGAAAAAGCCTTGGACCTTTGAGTCATTTCTCGCCCAACATGGTGACGACGATCGCTACGAACTGATTGATGGGCAGCTATTTGATTTGGAACCGACTGGGCCTCATGAGGAAGTTGCCGCGTTTGTCGCTCGGAAAATCAATGTTCAGATTGACATATTAGACCTACCGTTTTTTATTCCACAGCGCTGTCTGATTAAGCCGCAATCTGACTTAACGGGTTTTCGGCCCGATCTGGTTGTGTTGGATCGGACCGAATTAGTCAATGAACTCCGCTGGCATCGCGAACCGGTAATCACGTCGGGCCGCAGCATTCAATTTGTCGTCGAAGTTGTCAGGAGCAACTGGCAAAATGATTATGCGCGGAAGATTGAAGACTATGCAGCATTAGGCATCGCTGAATATTGGATTGTTGATTATGCCGCGCTCGTTGGAATACGCTTCATTGGTAAACCCAAGCAGCCGACTCTGACAATCTGTAAGTTGGTTGACGATCGCTACGAAGAAGTCCAACTCCGTGGCAGCGAGCAAATTACCTCACCCATATTTCCAGGACTCAACTTAACAGCAGAGCAGGTTTTACAATCGGCAACGGTTATCTAA